In Candidatus Methanomethylophilus alvi Mx1201, a genomic segment contains:
- the amrS gene encoding AmmeMemoRadiSam system radical SAM enzyme, protein MAFINPNIEARHWHIEDGNIMACDLCPHRCRIQPEGFGRCTARKAVNGKLVAYNYGRISSMAVDPIEKKPFYHYRPGTRIFSVGSVGCNLHCEYCQNYSISMSPIGKKRTTFKSAEDIAAFCRQQNFDQIAFTYNEPSIWFEYIMDVHECDPDLKIALVTNGYVCEEPLKELCSVSDAMNIDVKAFNDRFYNRLCGGKLEDVKRSCEVVFEQGVHLELTYLVIPGQNDSTGEVAKFVEWVRDSLSPDVPVHFSRFHPDYNMMTTPMTPVDTLLRFQGMAEDSGLNYAYVGNILHDDASDTYCPECGAAVIKRTGYMVDIIGLDGDRCAFCKHRLNIIR, encoded by the coding sequence ATGGCATTTATTAACCCCAACATCGAGGCCAGACACTGGCACATAGAAGACGGCAATATCATGGCATGCGACCTTTGCCCCCACCGCTGCCGCATACAGCCGGAAGGTTTCGGCCGCTGTACCGCCCGCAAGGCGGTTAACGGGAAACTGGTGGCATACAACTACGGCAGGATATCGTCCATGGCCGTGGACCCGATAGAGAAGAAGCCGTTCTACCACTACAGGCCGGGCACCAGGATATTCTCCGTGGGGTCCGTCGGATGCAACCTCCACTGCGAATACTGTCAGAACTACTCCATCTCCATGTCCCCTATCGGCAAGAAACGTACCACGTTCAAATCGGCCGAGGACATAGCGGCGTTCTGCAGACAGCAGAATTTCGACCAGATCGCATTCACCTACAACGAACCCAGCATCTGGTTCGAGTACATCATGGACGTCCACGAGTGCGACCCCGACCTGAAGATCGCCCTGGTGACCAACGGATACGTCTGCGAAGAACCTCTGAAGGAGCTCTGCTCCGTATCGGATGCCATGAACATAGACGTCAAGGCATTCAACGACAGATTCTACAACAGGCTTTGCGGAGGAAAGCTGGAGGATGTCAAGAGGTCCTGCGAGGTCGTCTTCGAACAAGGCGTCCATCTGGAACTCACCTATCTGGTCATACCGGGGCAGAACGACAGTACCGGGGAGGTGGCGAAATTCGTGGAATGGGTCAGGGACAGCCTGTCCCCCGACGTACCAGTACATTTCTCCAGATTCCACCCGGATTACAACATGATGACCACGCCGATGACCCCTGTGGACACCCTCCTCAGGTTCCAGGGCATGGCGGAGGACAGCGGATTGAACTACGCATATGTGGGCAACATCCTCCATGACGATGCATCTGACACATACTGTCCGGAATGCGGGGCGGCGGTAATCAAGAGAACGGGCTACATGGTCGACATAATCGGCCTGGACGGCGACCGTTGCGCATTCTGCAAGCACAGGCTGAACATCATCAGATAA
- a CDS encoding mechanosensitive ion channel family protein, translating into MKSSRTKFFLAAVAVLAMLTVAAVPLESDDSSAVTTDIPGTQIKYYYDATESLTVSAGGTTTLTFFLYSEYSEDVKIRASVFCNESKITAKSDTNYIPLAHGGEAQIDITVSAGEYAHQGTYALEVTITANSVNIDGDEGSFPINIKVTSNLTSDKYNKFLGLFPNEFDGILGNVWFTAIVSFLALLAIGYAIVIVVVPVCARLITRKDDPERNAIKKTLYQLCHAIIIIWAFGEVLRILGTDESLIDIANRVFSVTYAIVGVIVGWHLYKVIVDIILRHMSEKAELHKEELQSLRPLFMYIGEIAIAVVAVIVVMNFLGFDLAAIITSAGIVSLGISMGAQDVLKQFFAGLVILATRPFKKGDLIRIGSDSTIYKVRKVNVMNTELENWDNTDVNIMPNSTIETSKIQNITGETLVTKVYLTMDVAYGQDINKARQIMQDVACSNPHVITDGSYGRPYTRVENLGNTNITIKMGMYFDDINTSYTARGHIRQAMVEAFMANGIQFDYDRITIDEVRVTEAEAKNDKGSNEYNKRNTES; encoded by the coding sequence ATGAAGTCAAGCAGGACCAAATTCTTCCTAGCCGCAGTAGCGGTATTGGCCATGCTAACTGTAGCCGCGGTGCCGTTAGAATCGGACGATTCGTCAGCAGTCACTACGGATATTCCAGGAACTCAGATAAAATACTACTATGATGCGACTGAGTCCCTGACAGTTTCGGCCGGAGGAACCACCACTCTGACATTCTTCTTATACAGCGAATACTCTGAAGATGTCAAAATCAGGGCAAGCGTATTTTGCAACGAATCCAAGATAACTGCAAAATCAGATACGAACTACATCCCACTGGCACATGGTGGGGAGGCCCAGATAGACATAACGGTAAGTGCTGGCGAGTATGCTCATCAAGGAACTTACGCCCTTGAGGTTACAATAACCGCCAACAGCGTAAACATCGACGGTGACGAGGGATCATTCCCCATCAACATCAAAGTCACATCAAACCTTACCTCCGACAAGTACAACAAGTTCCTCGGCCTGTTCCCGAACGAGTTCGACGGAATACTCGGCAACGTATGGTTCACGGCCATCGTATCGTTCCTGGCACTTCTCGCCATCGGATACGCCATCGTGATCGTGGTCGTCCCCGTCTGCGCAAGACTCATCACCAGAAAGGACGACCCGGAAAGGAACGCCATCAAGAAGACCCTCTACCAGCTGTGCCACGCCATCATCATAATATGGGCGTTCGGAGAAGTCCTCCGCATCCTCGGTACGGACGAATCCCTCATCGATATAGCCAACAGGGTGTTCTCCGTAACATACGCCATAGTCGGGGTCATAGTCGGCTGGCACCTGTACAAGGTCATAGTCGACATCATCCTCCGCCACATGTCCGAGAAGGCCGAGCTCCACAAGGAGGAACTCCAGAGCCTTCGTCCGCTGTTCATGTACATCGGGGAGATCGCCATCGCAGTCGTAGCCGTCATTGTGGTCATGAACTTCCTCGGCTTCGACCTCGCGGCCATCATCACCTCCGCCGGAATCGTATCTCTGGGAATATCAATGGGTGCACAGGACGTGCTGAAGCAGTTCTTCGCAGGACTCGTCATCCTGGCCACCCGCCCGTTCAAGAAGGGCGACCTTATCCGCATCGGATCCGACTCCACCATCTACAAGGTGAGGAAGGTCAACGTCATGAACACCGAGTTGGAGAACTGGGACAACACCGACGTCAACATCATGCCTAACAGCACGATCGAGACCAGCAAGATCCAGAACATCACCGGCGAGACCCTCGTCACGAAGGTATATCTCACCATGGACGTCGCATACGGGCAGGACATCAACAAGGCCCGTCAGATTATGCAGGACGTCGCCTGCAGCAACCCCCATGTGATCACGGACGGCAGCTATGGGCGCCCGTACACCAGGGTCGAGAACCTCGGCAACACCAACATAACCATCAAGATGGGAATGTACTTCGACGACATCAACACCAGCTACACGGCCCGCGGACATATCAGGCAGGCCATGGTGGAGGCGTTCATGGCGAACGGCATCCAGTTCGACTACGACAGGATCACCATCGACGAAGTGCGCGTCACCGAGGCCGAGGCGAAGAACGACAAGGGCTCCAACGAGTACAACAAGAGGAACACCGAATCCTGA
- a CDS encoding Lrp/AsnC family transcriptional regulator, with protein sequence MIDNLDKRILEIMKKDSRCPYVEIAEKLGVSEGTVRSRVHKMTEDGIIRGFTIKTSSKNVKALVEVRIDVNTDTEEIARKLSEYDGVTEVFEVTGDQDIIAIVDVESSQSLNEIIERVRRYDNVLSTRTRLILKEHFGEN encoded by the coding sequence TTGATAGACAACCTAGACAAACGCATCCTCGAAATCATGAAAAAGGATTCAAGATGCCCCTACGTCGAGATAGCCGAGAAGCTCGGCGTCTCAGAGGGGACCGTCCGCAGCAGGGTCCACAAGATGACCGAGGACGGTATAATCCGCGGGTTCACGATCAAGACCAGTTCGAAGAACGTGAAGGCGCTCGTGGAGGTACGTATAGACGTCAACACCGACACCGAGGAGATAGCCAGGAAGCTGTCCGAGTATGACGGCGTGACCGAGGTCTTCGAAGTCACCGGAGACCAGGACATAATAGCCATCGTCGACGTGGAGTCGTCCCAGAGCCTCAACGAGATCATCGAGAGGGTCAGGAGATACGACAACGTCCTCAGCACCCGCACCCGCCTCATCCTGAAGGAGCATTTCGGAGAGAATTGA
- the dapA gene encoding 4-hydroxy-tetrahydrodipicolinate synthase: protein MHSKSREFTGTGTALITPFKRDGTIDEEALRRLVDFQEENGVDMLLPCGSTGEAACLGREEHLQVIEIVIDQAKKAKVVAGAGSNCTREAIDLSMEAADMGADAILSISPYYNKPTQEGIVKHYEAIAEAAGVPVIVYNVPGRTGLNITAETEARLADIPNIVGVKEASGDLGQVKAVIDNKKEDFVVLSGDDSMTYDVMGAGGDGVFSVVSNCCPKEVSQMVDFLKDGEMGKAKEIHERMLPLFKGVFCESNPIPIKYIMSRMGFGVDFLRLPLTPISDKGRAILNPILEQYGL, encoded by the coding sequence ATGCATTCCAAGAGCAGAGAATTTACAGGAACCGGAACCGCACTTATCACCCCGTTCAAGAGGGACGGGACCATCGACGAGGAGGCCCTCAGGCGGCTCGTGGACTTCCAGGAGGAGAACGGAGTGGATATGCTGCTCCCCTGCGGATCCACCGGGGAGGCGGCATGTCTCGGAAGGGAGGAGCACCTGCAGGTCATCGAGATCGTCATAGACCAGGCGAAGAAGGCCAAGGTGGTCGCGGGAGCCGGCAGCAACTGTACCAGGGAGGCCATAGACCTCTCCATGGAGGCGGCCGACATGGGTGCCGACGCCATACTTTCCATATCCCCGTATTACAACAAGCCCACCCAGGAAGGCATCGTGAAGCACTACGAGGCGATCGCCGAGGCGGCCGGGGTCCCGGTGATAGTGTACAATGTGCCTGGAAGGACCGGTCTCAACATCACCGCCGAGACCGAGGCCCGTCTCGCCGACATACCCAACATCGTAGGGGTGAAGGAGGCGTCCGGCGACCTCGGACAGGTCAAGGCCGTCATCGACAACAAGAAGGAGGATTTCGTCGTCCTCTCCGGCGACGACTCCATGACCTACGACGTGATGGGTGCTGGAGGGGACGGGGTGTTCTCCGTCGTATCCAACTGCTGCCCCAAGGAGGTCTCCCAGATGGTGGACTTCCTGAAGGATGGGGAGATGGGCAAGGCGAAGGAGATCCACGAGAGGATGCTTCCGCTGTTCAAGGGCGTATTCTGCGAATCGAACCCCATACCCATCAAATACATCATGTCCAGGATGGGATTCGGGGTCGACTTCCTCAGACTCCCCCTGACACCGATCTCGGACAAGGGAAGGGCCATCCTGAACCCCATATTGGAACAATACGGACTGTGA
- a CDS encoding Rossmann-fold NAD(P)-binding domain-containing protein: protein MVIRVAVARATGKLGSIVCDLVADDPELELAGTVVSSGGGHEGESIHGMAAVGPDGLDRVLKDCDVYVDLTSPEATIGRASDSGAGTS from the coding sequence GTGGTCATAAGGGTCGCGGTGGCGAGGGCCACCGGCAAGCTGGGTTCGATCGTATGCGACCTCGTCGCAGACGATCCGGAACTGGAGCTCGCCGGGACCGTCGTCTCTTCCGGAGGAGGTCACGAAGGCGAATCCATCCATGGGATGGCCGCGGTCGGACCCGACGGATTGGACCGCGTACTGAAGGACTGCGACGTATATGTCGACCTTACGTCCCCCGAGGCCACCATCGGAAGAGCGTCCGATTCGGGGGCGGGGACATCGTAG
- a CDS encoding dihydrodipicolinate reductase C-terminal domain-containing protein has protein sequence MFAKNMEILEPTHRAISRESLAEGCIQSIKWVAARKDGEVHSMIEVLGLC, from the coding sequence ATGTTCGCGAAGAACATGGAGATATTGGAGCCGACGCACCGTGCGATATCGCGCGAGTCGTTGGCAGAAGGATGTATACAGTCAATAAAGTGGGTCGCCGCCAGAAAGGACGGCGAAGTCCACAGCATGATCGAGGTATTGGGACTATGCTGA
- a CDS encoding aspartate kinase, translating to MLTVMKFGGTSVGSIEALERVANIVLNTEGDKVVVTSAMSGITNFLVGLCEDVYGKRDEALATFEKKHLSVAKAMLDEEHYRLFLEEFRPRMDAFRDLLYDEEAMKSPFYKDNVTSQGERFSSLLLSHKLRALGHKSSALTSEDCGIVAEGHPLNGSADLLETERAMAINVLPYVQKGCIPVITGFYGVNRDGLPLTFGRGGSDYAAAVVANALNADMLEIWTDVDGFMSADPRIVPAAVKIDEMSYTEAAELAYFGAKVLHPRTIEPVRKKHIPLKVRNSFKPDEKGTLISQFRKPKNELLRSVAAKTDLSIISINSPEVAYRPDIVTRILAKISENDDAIYSISTTLSTIAILIHNNDVKNTLKKLDDLDTDEIERIDVTADVALICCVGDSLLTTCGVSGDIFGAVKDAKANVQMISEGASAVSLNFVVPMTHVMDTIKILHKKFVEDDEEEAQQ from the coding sequence ATGCTGACAGTAATGAAGTTCGGCGGAACCTCCGTTGGTTCCATCGAAGCGCTTGAGAGAGTAGCTAACATCGTATTGAACACCGAAGGCGACAAGGTCGTCGTGACCTCCGCGATGTCGGGGATCACCAACTTCCTGGTGGGCCTCTGCGAGGACGTGTACGGGAAGAGGGACGAGGCACTCGCCACCTTCGAGAAGAAGCATCTGAGCGTGGCGAAGGCCATGCTCGACGAGGAGCACTACAGGCTCTTCCTCGAGGAATTCAGACCTAGGATGGATGCCTTCCGCGACCTCCTTTACGACGAGGAGGCCATGAAGAGCCCGTTCTACAAGGACAATGTGACCTCCCAGGGAGAGAGGTTCTCATCCCTCCTTCTGAGCCACAAGCTGAGGGCCCTCGGACACAAGTCCTCCGCACTCACCAGCGAAGACTGCGGGATCGTCGCCGAGGGACACCCCCTGAACGGCTCCGCGGACCTCCTGGAGACCGAGAGGGCCATGGCCATCAACGTCCTCCCGTATGTACAGAAGGGATGCATCCCCGTGATAACCGGATTCTACGGGGTCAACAGGGATGGTCTTCCCCTGACGTTCGGCAGAGGCGGGTCCGACTACGCCGCCGCGGTCGTCGCCAACGCCCTCAACGCGGATATGCTCGAGATATGGACCGACGTCGACGGATTCATGTCGGCGGACCCGAGGATCGTCCCTGCGGCCGTGAAGATCGACGAGATGAGCTACACCGAAGCCGCGGAACTCGCCTACTTCGGAGCGAAGGTCCTCCATCCTAGGACCATCGAGCCCGTTAGGAAGAAGCACATCCCCCTGAAGGTCAGGAACTCCTTCAAGCCGGACGAGAAGGGTACCCTGATATCCCAGTTCAGGAAGCCTAAGAACGAGCTCCTGAGGTCCGTGGCCGCCAAGACCGACCTCTCCATCATCAGCATCAACTCCCCGGAGGTCGCATACCGCCCGGACATCGTCACGAGGATCCTCGCCAAGATATCCGAGAACGACGACGCCATCTACTCCATATCGACCACCCTGTCCACCATCGCCATCCTGATCCACAACAACGATGTGAAGAACACCCTGAAGAAGCTCGACGACCTGGACACGGACGAGATCGAGAGGATAGACGTCACCGCGGACGTGGCGCTGATATGCTGCGTCGGGGACAGCCTTCTGACCACCTGCGGCGTATCCGGAGACATATTCGGAGCCGTCAAGGATGCCAAGGCCAACGTACAGATGATAAGCGAGGGCGCTTCCGCGGTCTCGCTCAACTTCGTGGTCCCCATGACCCACGTCATGGACACGATAAAGATACTCCACAAGAAGTTCGTCGAGGACGACGAAGAGGAGGCACAGCAATGA
- the lysA gene encoding diaminopimelate decarboxylase, protein MTMRDFDSKDGKMIFAGMNVEDIAKEFGTPCYVVDEQRVRENYRNVYNAFSRYMETEVHYACKANTNLAVLRILQQEGAGIDAVSIGEVRTCLKAGFAPEKIMYTGVFVSEEELKEVAETGVLINLDSVSEMEKLARIKPGAPVSFRITPGVGSGHGDKVITGNKGAKFGIPKEHVVETYLRAQDLGLNPIGIHAHIGSGGQHVEPFIEEAEVLSELINQIGEAGIQLQFVDIGGGIGVPYRPNEDEMDLNEMASEVCDVFEQNTDVRKIILEPGRYIICDAVVLLTTCTDVKDADTKKYVGVDAGFNTLIRPAMYDSYHYIQDGSKFGKACTSRYDIAGPICETGDYLGHDRVLPDVEEGDVMVVYNAGAYGFSMSSNYNSRPLCAEVLVNEGKAELIREREQVDEQWRHQIVPKRLQ, encoded by the coding sequence ATGACAATGAGGGATTTCGACAGCAAGGACGGCAAGATGATCTTCGCCGGGATGAACGTCGAGGACATCGCCAAGGAGTTCGGCACTCCCTGCTATGTAGTCGACGAACAGAGGGTGAGGGAGAACTACCGCAACGTCTACAACGCGTTCTCGAGATACATGGAGACCGAGGTCCACTACGCCTGCAAGGCCAACACCAACCTAGCGGTGCTCAGGATCCTGCAGCAGGAGGGCGCCGGGATCGACGCCGTCTCCATCGGGGAGGTCAGGACCTGCCTCAAGGCGGGTTTCGCCCCGGAGAAGATCATGTACACCGGGGTCTTCGTCAGCGAGGAGGAGCTCAAGGAGGTCGCCGAGACGGGCGTCCTCATCAACCTCGACTCCGTCTCCGAGATGGAGAAGCTCGCCCGCATCAAGCCCGGCGCACCCGTATCGTTCAGGATCACACCCGGAGTGGGATCCGGTCACGGAGACAAGGTCATCACCGGGAACAAGGGGGCGAAGTTCGGCATACCGAAGGAACATGTGGTCGAGACGTACCTCAGGGCCCAGGACCTGGGACTCAACCCCATAGGCATCCATGCCCACATCGGCTCCGGAGGACAGCATGTGGAGCCTTTCATCGAGGAGGCCGAGGTCCTTTCGGAACTCATCAACCAGATCGGCGAGGCAGGCATCCAGCTGCAGTTCGTCGACATAGGCGGAGGTATCGGCGTCCCCTACAGGCCCAACGAGGACGAGATGGACCTCAACGAGATGGCCAGCGAGGTCTGCGACGTGTTCGAGCAGAACACCGACGTCAGGAAGATCATACTCGAACCCGGCAGATACATAATCTGCGACGCCGTCGTCCTGCTTACGACATGCACCGATGTGAAGGATGCGGACACGAAGAAGTATGTCGGCGTGGATGCGGGATTCAACACCCTCATAAGACCCGCCATGTACGACTCCTATCATTACATACAGGACGGAAGCAAGTTCGGCAAGGCCTGCACCTCGAGATACGACATCGCAGGACCCATTTGCGAGACGGGAGACTACCTCGGACACGACAGGGTGCTCCCCGATGTGGAGGAGGGCGACGTCATGGTCGTCTATAACGCGGGTGCCTATGGTTTCAGCATGAGCAGCAACTACAACTCCCGCCCCCTGTGCGCCGAGGTCCTCGTCAACGAGGGTAAGGCGGAACTCATCCGCGAAAGAGAACAGGTGGATGAACAGTGGAGACATCAGATCGTTCCGAAGAGGCTGCAGTGA
- the dapF gene encoding diaminopimelate epimerase, with protein sequence MKFWKYHGIGNDFIVLDCITDPVPVDPAWCEQVCDRHFGIGADGVLYILPGQGTDITMRIINADSSEAEMCGNGIRCVAKHAVDTGLVDKDEFTIMTGRGVLKAKVRKDPDDEYTSFVQIDMGAPILDARSVPVDFDGRFIDQPFEADGVKFHANAVSMGNPHFITFDDIGEENVRRLGPVLEKHPFFPKKTNVEFAQVKDGKIHITVYERGAAWTLACGTGACATTVAAALNGLVPFDTPVDVRLPGGWLKITADSKLGYVLMEGPAELVYTGDIDYLR encoded by the coding sequence ATGAAGTTCTGGAAGTACCATGGGATCGGGAACGACTTCATCGTCCTCGACTGCATCACCGACCCGGTCCCGGTGGATCCGGCATGGTGCGAGCAGGTCTGCGACCGTCATTTCGGCATCGGTGCGGACGGCGTCCTCTATATCCTACCTGGACAGGGCACGGACATAACCATGAGGATCATCAATGCCGACAGCTCCGAGGCGGAGATGTGCGGCAACGGCATCCGCTGCGTCGCCAAACACGCGGTGGACACCGGCCTCGTCGACAAGGACGAATTCACCATCATGACCGGAAGGGGTGTCCTGAAGGCCAAGGTGAGGAAGGACCCGGACGACGAGTACACATCGTTCGTACAGATCGACATGGGTGCCCCCATCCTCGATGCGAGGAGTGTCCCGGTGGACTTCGACGGAAGATTCATAGACCAGCCTTTCGAGGCGGACGGCGTGAAGTTCCATGCGAATGCCGTCTCCATGGGCAACCCCCACTTCATCACCTTCGACGACATCGGCGAGGAGAACGTGAGAAGACTCGGGCCCGTCCTGGAGAAACACCCGTTCTTCCCCAAGAAGACCAATGTCGAGTTCGCACAGGTGAAAGACGGGAAGATACACATAACGGTCTACGAAAGAGGCGCCGCATGGACGCTCGCATGCGGCACCGGGGCCTGTGCCACCACCGTGGCAGCGGCCCTCAACGGTCTCGTGCCCTTCGATACCCCGGTGGACGTACGTCTGCCCGGAGGATGGCTGAAGATCACGGCCGACAGCAAACTCGGATACGTCCTCATGGAGGGGCCGGCCGAGCTGGTCTATACGGGCGATATCGATTATCTGAGGTGA
- a CDS encoding aminotransferase class I/II-fold pyridoxal phosphate-dependent enzyme — MSMKFKQAERLQKLPPYLFVRLEQLAAQKKAEGVKMIDFGIGDPDLPCPGEIVRAMKKAADVNENQKYSSSKGEKDLREAIAEYYKKRFNVKVNPDTEVCVTIGSKEGIYNIAQAFVNDGEKIIAPNPGYPVYSGAATLFNNAVCDKITLKKENKWLLDVKECPTDAKLMYINYPNNPTGATADLDYVKDVYKWAKRNKTILAYDNAYCEMTYDGYRAPSVLQAGKDAIEFMSFSKTFCMTGFRLGFAVGNEELVSGLTKCKGQIDSGAPIFIQKAAITALQMYTDDGYLKESVQKNMDEFGERRKVLVEGLNELGYECDMPKGTFYVWFDCGKTSMEFTQEMIDKGVIVTPGTGFGGACEGYIRMAVTKPVDQIQEALRRMGKRND, encoded by the coding sequence ATGTCTATGAAATTCAAGCAGGCAGAAAGGCTCCAGAAGCTCCCGCCGTACCTCTTCGTAAGGCTCGAGCAGCTGGCGGCGCAGAAGAAGGCCGAAGGCGTCAAGATGATCGACTTCGGAATAGGGGACCCCGACCTCCCCTGCCCCGGCGAGATAGTCAGGGCCATGAAGAAGGCCGCGGACGTCAACGAGAATCAGAAGTACTCCTCCTCGAAAGGGGAGAAGGACCTCAGGGAGGCCATCGCAGAGTACTACAAGAAGAGGTTCAACGTCAAGGTCAACCCCGACACCGAGGTCTGTGTGACCATAGGGTCGAAAGAGGGGATCTACAACATCGCCCAGGCGTTCGTCAACGACGGGGAGAAGATCATCGCCCCCAACCCCGGATACCCCGTGTACTCGGGAGCGGCCACCCTGTTCAACAACGCCGTATGTGACAAGATAACTCTGAAGAAGGAGAACAAATGGCTCCTCGACGTCAAGGAATGCCCCACCGACGCCAAGCTGATGTACATCAACTACCCGAACAACCCGACAGGCGCCACCGCGGACCTGGACTATGTGAAGGACGTGTACAAGTGGGCCAAGAGGAACAAGACCATCCTCGCATACGACAACGCATACTGCGAGATGACGTATGACGGGTACAGGGCACCTTCCGTCCTGCAGGCCGGAAAGGACGCCATCGAGTTCATGTCGTTCTCCAAGACATTCTGCATGACCGGTTTCAGACTCGGATTCGCCGTAGGGAACGAGGAACTCGTCAGCGGACTGACCAAATGCAAAGGGCAGATAGACTCCGGAGCACCCATCTTCATACAGAAGGCCGCCATCACCGCCCTCCAGATGTACACCGACGACGGATACCTGAAGGAGTCCGTCCAGAAGAACATGGACGAGTTCGGCGAGAGGAGGAAGGTCCTCGTAGAGGGACTCAACGAGCTCGGATACGAGTGCGACATGCCCAAGGGAACCTTCTACGTGTGGTTCGACTGCGGCAAGACCTCCATGGAGTTCACCCAGGAGATGATCGATAAAGGAGTCATCGTGACCCCGGGCACCGGATTCGGCGGAGCATGCGAGGGATACATCAGGATGGCCGTCACCAAACCCGTCGACCAGATCCAGGAAGCCCTCAGAAGGATGGGCAAGAGAAACGATTGA